GAGCCAAGACCGGCACCGCGGAAGAAGGCGACCACACCAACGGCTGGCTGACCGCCTACAACTCCCGCATCGCCGTCGCAGCCCTCGTCGAGGGCGGGCGCTCCGGAGTCGACTCCGCCGGCCACGTCGTCCGACACCTGCTGACCGGAAGCTGACACCTGGCTCGTTGCCCGGGGCAGGGGCTTGGGCCCCGATCGGTGCGCTTCCGGAGGGGGGTGGTGCGGATGTTCGACGCGGTGATATTCGGCGTTGTGGTCGCCGCGCTCCTTGCGTACGGCTTTCGCCCTTTCCAGCACTTCGGCCCTCTTGGATGGGGTCAGTGCGGGCAGAGCCATGGGTTTCGTTCTCCTTGCTCGTACGAGTTGACGGTGGTCGCCATCTCCCGACTTCCAAGCCGTTGACCAGTGGGTTTACCAGGTTTACGAGTGGACTGCCGGTGCGGTGAGCGCCACTGCCGTGGCCGCATCACCGGCTGGCGGGATTTACCGACTAGGCGCAAAGCGGACTACCACGGCTTTGTCGCCCCCTATCTCAAGAGATCGACCACCGCGCCCGCACGGCGCCGGCCGCCCGCCGGGACAGAGCTTCCCCAACGGATACGCCTGGCAGGGCATCTGAGCTGCCGTAATGTGGCCGTTTGCCTGACTGGCCGTGCGGTCCGGGAGGCGACCCCCGACCCCGCGCACCCGGCGCAGCGTTCAGTACTGTTCGGTCTCGACGAAGCCCGCGTCCGCGTCGTCGTCGGCGCCGAAGGCGTCGGCAGCGGCGGTCGGGTCGAATCCGGGCGGGCTGTCCTTGAAACCCAGGCCCACGGCAGCCAGCTTCGCCTTGACCTCGTCGATCGACTTCGCACCGAAGTTGCGGATGTCGAGCAGGTCGGCCTCGGAACGAGCGACGAGCTCACCCACGGAGTGGATGCCCTCACGCTTGAGGCAGTTGTACGAACGGACCGTGAGCTCGAGCTCCTCGATCGGCAGCGCCAGATCGGCGGCGAGCGCGGCGTCCGTCGGGGACGGGCCCATGTCGATGCCCTCGGCATCGATGTTGAGCTCGCGCGCCAGACCGAACAGCTCGACCAGGGTCTTACCGGCCGACGCCATGGCGTCACGGGGACGCATGGCCTGCTTGGTCTCGACGTCGACGATCAGCTTGTCGAAGTCGGTGCGCTGCTCGACACGGGTCGCCTCGACCTTGTACGTGACCTTGAGCACCGGCGAGTAGATGGAGTCGACCGGGATACGGCCGATCTCCTGGCCCGCCTGCTTGTTCTGGACGGCGGAGACATAGCCGCGACCGCGCTCGACGGTCAGCTCCATCTCCAGCTTGCCCTTGCTGTTCAGCGTGGCCAGGACCAGGTCCAGGTTGTGGACCTCGACACCGCCCCGCAGGGCGATGTCAGCAGCCGTGACCAGGCCGGGACCCTGCTTGCGCAGGTACATCACGACCGGCTCGTCCTGTTCCGAGGAGACAACCAGCTGCTTGATGTTGAGGATCAGGTCGATGACGTCCTCCCTGACACCCGGCACGGTGGTGAACTCATGCAGGACACCGTCGATCCGGATGCTGGTGACAGCAGCACCCGGGACCGAGGACAGGAGCGTACGGCGGAGAGAGTTACCAAGGGTGTAGCCGAAGCCCGGCTCCAGCGGCTCGATCACGAACCGGGAGCGGAACTCGTCAACGACCTCTTCGGTCAGCGAGGGACGCTGAGCGATAAGCATGCTTCGATCCTTCAGTCGCGGGCGCCCACTACTTGACGCCGTAGACACCGCACGCTATCGGTACTGTAACTAGACCTCACAAGAGGCCGCACCGCCCCGACGCCGCCAGGTGCCAGGTGCCGACTCAGCCGGCGGGACGGGAGAGTTACCCGAAGCGCACGACGCCTTTGCCGTCAGGCCGCAGACCGACGCGGTGGTGAGACGAAAGAGGCCCGGATCGGTGACCCGCCCACAGCCATGTACGCAAGGACCCGCTTCACACAGGCCTGATCCAGTCGAGGCCGGACAACGGCGCACCACGGCCCCGAGCCGTGATGCGCCGCGAAGGAACAGGAGTCGGCCAGCCTTCGGTACGAAGGGGCGACCCGGTATCGATCAGTGGCGTCCGTTGTGGTCACGGCCACCGCGGTGGTAGCCCCAGGACGTGGAGTCGATCGTGCGGCCGTGGGCGTCGCGCAGGGTTGCGGTGTCGTGGTCGTTGTTCCACACGTAGGTGCGGCGGTCCTGGTAGACGTCACGGCTCGTGTCGCGGCCGGTACCGGTGTGGACGCGGACGGAGGTTCGGCCAGGTAGACGCAGGTCGAACCGGTAGGTGTGCCGGCTTTCGTCGGTCAGGGTCCAGTTCCTCAGGTTGACGCTGTTCCGGCCGGTGTTGGTGACGGTGACCCATTCACCGTTCAGGCTCCGGTTGGAGCGGTCATCGCGCCCAGGACTGTCGTACTGAACGTGGCCGACAACGACGGGCGAGTACCGGGACGGGGTACGGCCGTGGTCGTCGGCGCTCGCGGGCAGAGCAGCGGCGGTGAGCAGCGCGCCGGCCGTGAGGATGGTGGCGGTCAGACGACGGGTGGTACGGGACATGAAAACCCCTCAGGTGCGGGCTGAGACCGTGGGGACGGTTCAGCGGTTGTGCGGTTCCAGCGTGTGCCGGGACCGCCACTCTGACCGCTGCCGCACCTGGTCAGAGCGTGCCCCGAGGGGCGTTACATGAAAGGGGCATTCTTGTCACATTCGCCCGTACCGGACGTCGGTCCGTTTGTGTCGGGTCCTTGACAACCACTGCCTGCTGCACTGACCCGCAACTCACCGCAGTCCACCGTGTCAGGTGCACAGCCTGCAAAATGTGCCTACCGCCTGCGCTACCTCAGGCGGACACTGCAGCCGTCCTCGTCCGAATGGACCCGCAACGGGGACGAGATCACACGCCGGGTGGACATCCGGTACCACGCAGGGGTCGCGGTGATCGTCCACACCGCCGACCGTGAGCGCCACATCGGTCATCACGCGGACATCGGCCTGCGGATTGATCACCTGCGCATCGGGGTTACGGCGTACGACGCCGATTACAAGCTGACTGAGACTGCCTTCGACCTCGCCGCCCGGATCGACTTCATTGCCGCGGCACACCGGGCCACGCCGCTCGACTGACTTGGACGCACGACGCCGCCCCCCGCCTCAGCCACAGGGGGCGGCGTGCTGCCGGGGTCGGCTCAGAACCCAGCTCAAGCCCGCCCCTCCCGAGTGTGGGGGGCGGGCTCGCCGTCCGGCCGCGGCCGGGGTGAGAGTTCAGTTCCGTGGACCGGACAGCTCCTCCACTCAACCAGCCCACGTTCCCCTGTCTCAAACCCATGTAGGCCATCCGGCGGGACGTGGTACGGCGAAATCCATGATCCCCGTCGGTGGCGGTCCAGGCCGCCGCCAGGAGAGATCAGGACCGCCACCTCTCCTAATTCTCCCCGGGGCCGAACCCTCCGCAGCTCGATCGGGTGCACGTGGCATCACTCTGGGCCAGTCTGGAGGGATGAGTGCCCCGATAGTGGTCCATGGCCTCTCCCCTACCCGTGGTCGGATGGTCACGATCAATGATGAGATCGTCGGTCTCGTCTACGACGACCAGGGCCTGATCGAACTTCTCCGGAGGGCCGGCGTCTACGACGCCGAGCAATGCCTCGACGACCCGCAATGGATCGAATGGCGCGGCGGCCGGGCGCATCAATACGAACCAGCATGACACCAGACCCGAAAGCCAACGCCGGCACCTTGTTGGAGCCTGAAGGCGCGTATATCTGCTGTGCTCCCCGTCACCCGCAGCGTGAGGAGGGCAGGTTGAAGAATCGGCCGCGGCGCGGTCGACAACGTCGACGAGGCGCACCTGCAGGGGCTTGTACGACAGGTTCGCCTCGCATGTGACGGCTCTGTGGGGGACGGGCCGCCCTGTTTGGTCCTGACCGGGCGCTGCCGTGTCTGGCTTATCTGAGCGAGCGCGGGTTGCCGACCGGGGCGAGGCTTGGATCATGGCCGTACACCTGCCGATCGTGATCTATCCGCCTGACGAGTCCGGTAATCGACGGGTGCGTGTCGGCGGGGAGTTCCTCGGCATGGCGCACAGTGTGAGAGACGTGACGAAGTTCCTGCGCAAGGCGGGGATGGATGACATCACAGAGGACGACGTGATCCTCTCCGGGATGATCGACTGGTGGGGCGGCGGGCCGGAGACGTGGTCGTCCCCGTAGTGAGCGAGCCACGAGCGCACGAAACCGCCCCCCGTCCCAACCGTGGCTGGAACAGGGGGCGGAGCGCTCGGGGGCGAGTTCGAATTGAGCTTGAGTCAGCCCCCCTACCCGAATGTGGGGGCGGATTCGCCGTCCGGCCGCGGCCAGGGCGTGGATTCCGCGGACCGGACGACTCATCCACTCAACCAGCCCACATTCCTCTGCTTCAAACCCCATGTGGGCCATCCGCGGTACCTATGTCCATGATCCTCCCTGGCC
This sequence is a window from Streptomyces sp. NBC_01217. Protein-coding genes within it:
- a CDS encoding lamin tail domain-containing protein; its protein translation is MSRTTRRLTATILTAGALLTAAALPASADDHGRTPSRYSPVVVGHVQYDSPGRDDRSNRSLNGEWVTVTNTGRNSVNLRNWTLTDESRHTYRFDLRLPGRTSVRVHTGTGRDTSRDVYQDRRTYVWNNDHDTATLRDAHGRTIDSTSWGYHRGGRDHNGRH
- a CDS encoding DNA-directed RNA polymerase subunit alpha, with the protein product MLIAQRPSLTEEVVDEFRSRFVIEPLEPGFGYTLGNSLRRTLLSSVPGAAVTSIRIDGVLHEFTTVPGVREDVIDLILNIKQLVVSSEQDEPVVMYLRKQGPGLVTAADIALRGGVEVHNLDLVLATLNSKGKLEMELTVERGRGYVSAVQNKQAGQEIGRIPVDSIYSPVLKVTYKVEATRVEQRTDFDKLIVDVETKQAMRPRDAMASAGKTLVELFGLARELNIDAEGIDMGPSPTDAALAADLALPIEELELTVRSYNCLKREGIHSVGELVARSEADLLDIRNFGAKSIDEVKAKLAAVGLGFKDSPPGFDPTAAADAFGADDDADAGFVETEQY
- a CDS encoding 4a-hydroxytetrahydrobiopterin dehydratase, with product MSGAQPAKCAYRLRYLRRTLQPSSSEWTRNGDEITRRVDIRYHAGVAVIVHTADRERHIGHHADIGLRIDHLRIGVTAYDADYKLTETAFDLAARIDFIAAAHRATPLD